In one window of Methanoculleus thermophilus DNA:
- a CDS encoding ArsB/NhaD family transporter produces the protein MIVGPELIAIAVFLFTYALIIDERIHRAVVAMLGASIVVLLHIVPWEMIPEYIDLGTIFLLIGMMIIVNTARGSGLFEYIAIKTAKLAKGSPMRVLILFSIVTGLTSAFLDNVTTVLLITPMLLYVASVMKTSPMPFLIAEIFASNIGGAATLIGDPPNIMIGSAAGLTFNEFIINMAPMMAVNLLVVLGLLALIYRKDLHVSPDERESIERTFAELKDREAIRDWSLFKKSVIVIALVIGMFFIHDQLGLEPALVALIGASILLFWSRQSPEEIFEKIEWPALFFFGGLFVVVGALVETGVIASVAQFVVENVHSEGEAILIIAWFSAIASAIVDNIPLTATLIPLIQDMSVAMDIYPLWWALSLGACLGGNGTVIGASANVVVLGIAARNGYSISFMEFLKIGMLVLFITVAIGTAFLWFNYVVL, from the coding sequence ATGATCGTCGGCCCGGAATTGATCGCCATCGCGGTCTTCCTCTTCACTTACGCGCTCATCATCGACGAGCGGATCCACCGTGCGGTGGTCGCGATGCTCGGCGCCTCGATCGTCGTCCTCCTCCACATCGTCCCCTGGGAGATGATTCCGGAGTACATCGATCTCGGAACCATCTTCCTCCTGATTGGAATGATGATCATCGTCAATACCGCCCGTGGAAGCGGTCTTTTTGAGTATATCGCCATCAAGACCGCAAAACTTGCAAAAGGGAGCCCGATGCGGGTGCTGATCCTCTTCTCGATCGTAACCGGCCTTACGAGCGCGTTCCTCGACAACGTCACGACGGTCCTCCTCATCACTCCGATGCTCCTCTACGTCGCAAGCGTCATGAAGACCAGCCCCATGCCCTTCCTGATCGCCGAGATCTTTGCTTCCAACATCGGCGGCGCGGCGACCCTCATCGGTGATCCCCCGAACATCATGATCGGTTCGGCCGCCGGTCTGACGTTCAACGAGTTCATCATCAACATGGCGCCGATGATGGCCGTCAACCTACTTGTCGTCCTTGGGCTCCTCGCCCTGATCTATCGAAAAGATCTCCACGTCTCTCCCGATGAACGGGAGAGTATCGAGAGGACGTTTGCGGAGTTGAAAGATCGGGAGGCCATCCGCGACTGGTCGCTCTTTAAAAAGTCGGTCATCGTCATCGCGCTCGTCATCGGGATGTTCTTCATCCATGACCAGCTTGGTCTTGAGCCCGCTCTCGTCGCCTTGATCGGTGCATCGATCCTCCTCTTCTGGAGCAGGCAGTCGCCGGAGGAGATCTTTGAGAAGATCGAGTGGCCTGCCCTCTTCTTCTTCGGCGGGCTCTTCGTCGTCGTCGGGGCCCTCGTCGAGACCGGGGTCATCGCGAGTGTCGCCCAGTTCGTTGTCGAGAACGTCCACTCGGAGGGCGAGGCCATCCTGATCATCGCTTGGTTCTCGGCGATCGCTTCAGCAATCGTCGACAACATCCCGCTCACCGCCACCCTGATCCCCCTGATCCAGGATATGAGCGTGGCGATGGATATCTATCCGCTCTGGTGGGCGCTTTCGCTCGGCGCCTGCCTGGGCGGGAACGGCACGGTCATAGGGGCGTCGGCAAACGTCGTCGTCCTCGGGATTGCCGCACGGAATGGTTACTCCATCTCGTTTATGGAATTCTTGAAGATCGGAA